A window of the Cicer arietinum cultivar CDC Frontier isolate Library 1 chromosome 6, Cicar.CDCFrontier_v2.0, whole genome shotgun sequence genome harbors these coding sequences:
- the LOC101508154 gene encoding uncharacterized protein, which produces MLGKYGSGILSVLILLSLQLFVGGDYIPPAKLDGFVYNNRHFNFDTIQIEAFYDPLCPDSADSWPPLKKALDHYAARVSFVVHLLPLPYHDNAFVASRALHIVNALNRSATFPLLESFFKYQAAFFGAPTRNLSRASIVEDIVKFATYVVGKSYETSIRNGFNETNSDIQTRVSFKYAASRGVSGTPFFYVNGFLLPDTGNAINYSTWRNVIDPLIGAKESVKNDETPHYLL; this is translated from the exons ATGTTGGGGAAGTATGGAAGCGGAATATTGAGTGTACTTATACTGCTTTCTTTGCAGTTATTTGTCGGAGGTGATTACATACCGCCGGCAAAATTAGACGGATTCGTTTACAATAATCGCCACTTCAATTTCGATACTATTCAAATTGAAGCTTTCTACGATCCTCTCTGCCCTGATAGCGCAGATTCATGGCCCCCTCTCAAAAAAGCTCTCGATCACTACGCCGCTCGTGTTTCCTTCGTTGTTCATCTCCTCCCTTTACC TTACCATGATAATGCTTTTGTTGCATCTCGTGCGTTGCACATTGTGAACGCTTTGAATAGATCTGCTACGTTCCCATTACTGGAGTCGTTCTTCAAGTATCAG GCGGCATTCTTTGGGGCTCCAACACGTAACTTATCTAGAGCTTCTATTGTAGAGGACATAGTGAAGTTTGCAACATATGTAGTTGGGAAATCTTATGAGACTTCCATTAGGAATGGTTTCAATGAAACAAACTCCGATATCCAGACCAGGGTTTCTTTTAAG TATGCTGCTTCAAGAGGGGTGTCTGGAACACCTTTTTTCTATGTCAATGGATTCCTCTTGCCTGATACGGGAAATGCTATTAACTACAGTACTTGGAGGAATGTCATCGACCCATTGATTGGTGCGAAGGAAAGTGTAAAAAATGATGAAACCCCGCACTACTTGTTGTAA
- the LOC101508476 gene encoding uncharacterized protein, whose translation MNWVQRKVHLYNVTFGLYMLDWWERCTFNILVIVLMCFVVRYITQFVKRYIFLW comes from the exons ATGAATTGGGTTCAGCGAAAGGTCCACCTTTACAATGTGACATTTGGGCTTTATATGTTGGATTGGTGGGAGCGTTGTACTTTCA ATATTTTGGTGATTGTATTAATGTGTTTTGTAGTACGGTACATTACCCAGTTCGTCAAGAG GTATATCTTTTTATGGTAA